The DNA sequence AAAAAATCCGGATTAACCGAAGACAAAGCCGATGAATATTTGAAGAATTTATTAGAAATTATGAAAGATGATAAACCACACCTAGATACAAAACTAAGTCTTAATAATCTTGCTGATAAAGTTGGAATTTCTTCACACAATCTTTCTGAAATTATAAATACAAAATTAGAACAGAATTTTTATGATTTTATAAATAGTTACAGAGTTGAAGAAGTGAAAAAATTAATTACTGAAGATAAAGAAGGAAAATATAACTTGCTTGCACACGGATTTGAAGCGGGATTTTCATCTAAATCAGCATATTATTCTGCATTTAAAAAATTTACCGGAAAAACTCCTGCACAATTTAGAAATAATTTATAGAAATTGAATTTATTTTAAACTTACATTAATTATTGAAATAAATTTGAACACATTTTTTACATACGCATTTATTATAGGTTCCGCACAAGGGTTTCTGCTCGCTTTTTTTTTGATAAGAAAAAAAGAGAATAAAACCGCTAATAGAATTTTGGCAGTAACAATGATAATCTTTTCATTGGATTTAATTTTAAACTCTCTTGCTGTAACTGGTGAGATCAGAAAAACTCCAATTCTGATTGGGTTAATGCAGACATTTCCATATTTATATGGACCAGCACTTTATTTGTATGTTTGTTTTATTACACATGGAATTAAAAAGTTCAGCATAAAATATTTAATTCATTTTCTTCCGTTTTTATTAGTACAAATTTATGCAATATTCTTTTTCTATTTTGAACCGACATCATATCAACTGAATTTAGTTTATGTAGAAAATAAATTGCCTTGGCACGTTTTATTTATTTCATATTTAACCCCAATATATGGAGCGTATTATTTGGTTCGTGCAATTTATGAAGTTTATAAATTCAATAAAAAACTGAAAGAAAACTTTTCAAGTATTGATAAAAATAATTTATCTTGGATAAATTTTTTAATAACCGGTGCAGTTATTTTGTGGATTACAGCAATAAGTTTAACCACAATTCAATTAATATTTGATAATGAGTTTAAACCTGAGCTGGGAAGTTATTTAGCAATTTCAATTTTTATTTATGCAATTGCATATAAAAGTCTGCAGCAGCCCGAACTGAAAAACGAGACCCTCCAAAATGAATTTACAAAATCTGAAAATAGTGAGCCATACAGAAAAAGTGGATTAAAAGAAGACGAAGCGAATAAATATTTAAAACAGCTTTTAACAATTATGGATGAGCAGAAACCATTTAAAAATGAAAAACTAAGTTTACTTGATTTAGCGAGTTTGGTTGGAGTTTCAACACACAATCTTTCAGAAATTATTAATACAAAATTAGAACAAAATTTTTATGACTTCGTAAATAGTTATAGAGTTGAAGAAGTAAAGAAATTAATTTCTAATGATAAAGAAGGAAAATACAATTTACTTGCTCACGGATTTGAAGCGGGATTTTCATCTAAATCAGCATATTATTCAGCTTTTAAAAAATTTACTAATATGACTCCATCTCAGTTTCGCAGTAAATTGTAGAGACGGGATATATCCCGTCTCTACGGTTGAACTAAAATTTATAGTCTATTCCCAAAACAGGCATAGTGCTCCATTGATTTTGCGCAGTAACTTTTTTTGTTTGTTCATTCCAATCATAAAACGCAATATTTTCTCTGCCGTATGCATTCCAAACACTAAGATAAATTATTAAACTTGAACCGGAAAAATAAAATCTTTTATCAACTCTAATATTTAACGAATGATAATCCGGTAATCTTTTTTCATTAATATTTTCCGTATCCCAAATTCCTCTGTTTAATTCTGCAGATTTTTCAATATCAAAAGGAGTATAAGGTGCACCGCCAGCGTAAATCCAGCGAAGTTTAAATTCCCATTCATCATTCGGAATGTAACCGCCTTCAATATTAAAATTAAAAACATTATCGTAAATTCTATCGCGCCAAGTATTTTCTAAATCTTTATATCTTGTTTTGGAATATGAAATACTTGTCATTCCGTAAAAATCCGAAGCTAATTTTTTCTGCATCATTATTTCAATTCCGCGCGAAAAAGCTTCTCCTTTATCAACCAAATTTTCATGATTTAAAAATATTCCGTCAATCATTGATTGATCAAACAAAAACATATTCGGCTGAGTTGGATCAATTGGAAAATTTTTATAAGATTTGTAATAAGCTTCAACACTTAATTTTGTTGATTCGCCAAGCATTTTACTAATTCCAAATATTAGATGATTTGAAATCGGCGTTTTTAAATTTATAAATTCATCATTTTGAATGAGAAAATTTTCCGGAATTTCTTGAGTAAAAATTCCCGCACTTGCAGAAAGATTTATTCCATTATTTAAATTATATGAAATTGATAACCGCGGAGAAAAATTTAAATGATCGTTATACTCAAAAAAATCTGCTCTTACTCCGTATTCAAAATTTAAATTTTCAGAAAATTTTAATTGATGCTGTGCAAAAATTGCGAATTTGGTTGTTCCAAACTTTTTATTAATATACAACCGTGGAGTTGGGTTTCCGTAATTGTCTTCCCAAGCTTCGTAAAGAACATCAAACTTGCTGAAATTATATTTTCCTTCAAAACCAAATTCGAATTTGTTAAAATTATTCTGCTTGAAATAATTAACATTTCTTATGCGAATATTATTTTCCGCAGAATTATTTGTGAATAAATGATTTTTAGATTTTGTTTCCGAATAATCTCTTTTGTAACCAAAATAAGTGTGCGAAATAGAAGTATTTGAATAACCGCTTTTTCCCCAAACAAATTGCCAGTTCAATCCGGCTGAGTTTGTAACTCCATCCGTTTTTCCGTAAACGTTTGTTAAATCTGTGCCGAGCGCATTTTCATATTCCAAATTAATTTGATCCCAAGAAAAAACATCAAGCAAAGTGAGCTTATTTTTTTCATTTAAATTATAAACAATTTTTGTCTGCGCATCTCCGTAATGGGGAATTGCTCCGCCGGTTTCACTTTCATCAATTATCAAATCCAAATAAGAAATGCTTCCGGAAAACAAGTAAGAGCCTTTATCAAAAATAGGTCCTTCAATTCCTCCGCCAATTCCTTGCATACTTAAATTTAATTGCGATTGAATTTTATCCTTTGCGCCTTCGCGAAATCTGATTTCCATAATTGAAGAAAGTTTATCTCCGTAAATTGGAGAAAATCCACCCGAGTAAAAATTTACATCTTCAATAAAATCAACATTTAAAATTCCTATTGGTCCATCGGAAGAACCTTCAACGGGAAAATGATTTATGTTGGGAATTTCAATATTATCTATAAAAAAACTATTTTCTATTGGACTTCCGCCGCGGACAATTAAGCTGTTTCGCGAATCGTTAACTTTTGCAAGTGATGGTAAACCATAAATTATTCTGCTTACATCTCCGGCAGAACCGGGCGCACGTCGAATTTCTTCCGAAGAAAAATTTACAGTTCCGATTGGTTTATTTTCAACTTCTGTAAAAAACCCGCTTTCCACAACAACATTTTCCAATTCAATAGTTGAAGAAAACATTTCTATATTTAAATAAGTTGTCCTATCGGAACGAATTATGACATCGGTTTTTGTAATTTTTTTGTAACCAACGTAAGTGAAATTAATTGTATAAGTTCCAACGGGAAGATTAGAGATTTTATATTTTCCATCAATATTTGTTATGGTACCAATTTCATTTTCTTGTATAAAAATATTTACACCAATTAATTTGGATTTGTTGCTTTGATCAAGAACAGTTCCTTCCAAATTTCCGGTAGGTTTATTTTGTGCCGAGATTGAAATTGAAATAAAAAAAATCAGAAAAAGTAATTTGTACATTTTTGCCTCAGAATTATTGAAAAATTTTTTGAAGCAAACTTATAATTTGTGAAAAACAAAATCGGCTTTTTCAAAGGGATAGGACGTGAAATTACTAATTTTTAAGTTCTGATTGATGGGAAAGGACGAAACTAATTAAAATTTGGAATTTTCCATTTTAGCGTATTGTATTTTATATATTTTCTAATATTATATAATTCATTTTCGTTACGAATTATTCTATCGTAAAATGATTTTTGCCATTTAAAATTCTTTAAATTGGTTTTACGAATTTCAATTGTGCAAACTCTTTTAAATTGTTGAATTACTTTTGAAAGAAGCATTTTTGTTCGGTCATCACTATTTGTAGGGAACGCAAATTTTGCGTTCCCGTTAATAATATTTTGGGATGCAAGATTTGCATCCCCTACGTTAATGATTATTATTCCATGAATATGATTGGGCATAATTATAAATTCATCAATTTCTATTAAGCCATAAATTTTAGGTATATTTTTCCAGAACCGTTCAACTAAATCACCTAATAAATTTAAAATTACTTTTTCATTTTCAACTTTTTCCAAAACACAATTCATGTTTTCAACACAAATCGTAACAAAATAATAACCCGGAGTAGAATAATCATAAAGTTTATATCGATTAGCTTTTCTACTTTTTATCATAAAATAAATATTTTTTACGTTAACTTTATCAAATTCCTCAACTGAAATTCATGTCGAATTGGATGCATAACTGCGTGTTCAAGCATTGCATCAATACAATATTCAACTCCCCAGCGTGATTTAAATGTCGGGGAGTGAAAGTTTTCTTCTTCAATTTCAATTAATGGCAAACGCCATCTTCCAAATAAATTTAATAAATATTGTTCTGCATTTTTTTCAATATTATTTATTTCCGGTGGATTGTTTATTTCCGGATCAGGTAAATTTAATTTTTCACAAATCCACGTCATATAACCACGCGCAGAACGCAAAACATGAAACAATAAAGTTTCCAACGATTGATAATCCGGATCATCGGTTTTTGGTAATTCTACATTTAATTTTTTTGCTTCTTGCCAAGTTTTTAGAAAATTTGTTAAATGTTTTTCGTGCAATAAAACAAGTGAACGCGCACCGTTGTATTTATATTTTGGAATTTCATTATGATTCATTTTTTTACTTTTCATAAGTTGTTAATTTTGAGCGATATTTATAAACGGCGTTTCCCGAAGTGATGTATAAAGTTTTTCCGTCTTCATCACCAAAAGCGCAGTTTGTGGTTTGTCCGGGAACTTCAAAAGATTCTAATAAAGTTCCGTTACTTTCGTAAATCCAAATTCCTTTTGTTGCGGCAATAAACAATCTTCCGTTTTTATCAACCTTCATTCCATCGCCAAATCCATCCGGCTGCATATTTGCAAAAAGTCTTTTATTTGTAATTGTTGAATCTTTTACATCCCAAACGTAAACTTCATTACTTCCCGAGTTTGTAACGTATAAAAGTTTTTCATCGGGCGAAAACGCAATACCATTCGGGCGATGAAGCGAATTATCCAATAATTTTAATTTTCCGTTTTTTGATAATCTAAATATTCCATAATAACCCAATTCTTCTTCTTCGGATTTAATTCCATAAGGAGGATCGGTAAAGAAAATAGAACCATCGGATTTTACGGCGAGATCATTTGGTGAATTTAATTTGTTTCCGTAAAAATTATCTGCGAGAGAAATTTCTTTTCCATCGTTTAATAATTTTGCCATTCTTCTTTTTCCATGCTGAGCTAAAATTAAATTTCCATCTTTGCAAATAGCTAATCCGTTTGAATTTCCCGAAGGATCAAGAAAAGTTGAAAGTCCGTCTTTCTCATTCCATTTATAAATTTTGTTTGCCGGAATATCACTAAATAGAATTGCGCCGTCTTTCCAAACGGGACCTTCGGTAAATTGAAATCCTTCCGCAACTTTTTCAATTTGAGAAAATAATAATTGAGATGAAACGAGAATTAATATTGCAATTAAAAAAGAAAATTTTTGATTATTCATTGTTAATTTTCCCTTATTATTTTTATAAATTCAATTTGTGATATTAATAAATTTTTATCGCGCATAAGTAAATTTATTATTTCAAACTTGTTTACTAATATAAATTAAAATATATATGAAGAAAATACAAAAACTTGTTTTGCCCCTTCTGGTAATTATAATAATTGCAATTTTATATTTCAGTTATTTTGCTTCAAGCGATGAACTTGGGGATTTTACCAGATTTGAACCAAACAGTAATGCATCGCTTCCAATAATTGTAAAACTTGTAAAAGAAAAAGGCGTTCAAAGAACACAAGACGGGACTTATGTTTTTTATGTAGTTGATAAAAACAATAAAGAAGTTTTTGTGAGCGGATTAGAAAATCTTCCGCCGGGAATGGACGACTCGAAAACAATGGTAATTACCGGACATATGTCGGGGAAAGATGGATTTCACGCACATGGAATTGAGTTAAGAAATTAAGTATAAAATAGATTTACCAATTATGTATTAAAAATAATAATTAAAATTTTGGATTTAGAAATTTACTCAATCCAAGACGAAAAACAGTCTCGTTATATTTGTTATAAGCAATATTGAAATTTAGAACTCCCAAAATACCCGAAATTCCAGCATAAATTTCCCAGTAAAATTTATTTGTATTTTTATTCCATAGATTTAATGCACTTACTCCATTTACAAACTCAAAATTCCATGCTACCGGGAAATAAATTCCCAGCATATCAAAAAACGTTTTTCTCCAATTGTGTTCTAAATGAATTGCCAAACTTTTATCACCGGTTAATTGATAAGGCATAAGACTTTTAAAAGTTCCAAAAGGAGATAAAAAAGCTATTGAAGTCTGTGGAGTATATAAATGTTGAATATCATACTTTCCCAAAATTGCAGAGCCTTCTATAAAAACGCCAAGATAGGGAGAGAAGAACAATTCATCAAAAAAAGTATCAAAATAAAATTGATAAGCAGTAAAAAGACTGAGATAATTAAAACTACTTCCAAAATATTTATTGGAAAATTCGAATTCAGAGATAAACCCATCTTCTGCTATAAAACTAATTTCAAAAGGAGATTTTTTACTTTGAAGATTAAGGAAGATTCTACTATCTATTCCATCTTTAATTTCTGGATTAATTCTATTGATAGTTCTTAAATTAAACAAACTGTAATATTTTTTATATTCAAGCGATTTTTGGTTTTCGTAAGTATAACCAAATTGTAAGTTAATATTTTTATTGATTTTTTTATCAAATCCAAATTTGCCAGAAATTGAATGGAAATAGTTAAATTGATCTTCAAATCCAATTGAAACGCCTATGCTATTCCATAAATCAGAGTAAAAACGAAACTTACTAAATGGAACGGAACCATAATTTCCTGTAAGCTCAATACCGTCTAAAAAATTATTTTTTAATGGGAAATATGATGAAATGTGTGTGTCAACTGCTTTTCTGGCAAATGAGTATAAGATATTTCCGGACAAGCTAATTAAGGTACCAGAACTTTTAGTTGAATACTTTAATCCCAGAGCAATGCCATCAACCCTGTTATTTTTAAAGTTAATGTATTTGAAAATTTTCCCAAAATTGAAACCATTGTCTTGGGAATTATTTTCTTTAAAATCAACATTTTTAAAATATTCTCCGCCAATACCGCCTAATTTGAGAGACGAAACAATTTCTTTATTACTATCAATATTTTTAATAGCTTCTTTTTCAATATTAGAAACCGGGAATAGTCTGATAGAATCCATAATATCAAAATTGATTACTGTTGGTGTTTTGTTAAATGAAGTGTCGTCAAGTCGATTTATATTCGTTAAATAAGGATCACTATTTTCTAAATTTATTTTGTGGTTATTCATTACTTTCACAAAAGATGTAATTGCACTATCAAGAATGAACAAATAATTATAATTGAAATTAGTTTCCATTGTTGAACTATAAAATATAGGCAACCAATAATTATCAATTTTTTCAATATTTTGTATTACT is a window from the Ignavibacteriota bacterium genome containing:
- a CDS encoding AraC family transcriptional regulator yields the protein MIIFSLDLILNSLAVTGEIRKTPILIGLMQTFPYLYGPALYLYVCFITHGIKKFSIKYLIHFLPFLLVQIYAIFFFYFEPTSYQLNLVYVENKLPWHVLFISYLTPIYGAYYLVRAIYEVYKFNKKLKENFSSIDKNNLSWINFLITGAVILWITAISLTTIQLIFDNEFKPELGSYLAISIFIYAIAYKSLQQPELKNETLQNEFTKSENSEPYRKSGLKEDEANKYLKQLLTIMDEQKPFKNEKLSLLDLASLVGVSTHNLSEIINTKLEQNFYDFVNSYRVEEVKKLISNDKEGKYNLLAHGFEAGFSSKSAYYSAFKKFTNMTPSQFRSKL
- a CDS encoding TonB-dependent receptor gives rise to the protein MYKLLFLIFFISISISAQNKPTGNLEGTVLDQSNKSKLIGVNIFIQENEIGTITNIDGKYKISNLPVGTYTINFTYVGYKKITKTDVIIRSDRTTYLNIEMFSSTIELENVVVESGFFTEVENKPIGTVNFSSEEIRRAPGSAGDVSRIIYGLPSLAKVNDSRNSLIVRGGSPIENSFFIDNIEIPNINHFPVEGSSDGPIGILNVDFIEDVNFYSGGFSPIYGDKLSSIMEIRFREGAKDKIQSQLNLSMQGIGGGIEGPIFDKGSYLFSGSISYLDLIIDESETGGAIPHYGDAQTKIVYNLNEKNKLTLLDVFSWDQINLEYENALGTDLTNVYGKTDGVTNSAGLNWQFVWGKSGYSNTSISHTYFGYKRDYSETKSKNHLFTNNSAENNIRIRNVNYFKQNNFNKFEFGFEGKYNFSKFDVLYEAWEDNYGNPTPRLYINKKFGTTKFAIFAQHQLKFSENLNFEYGVRADFFEYNDHLNFSPRLSISYNLNNGINLSASAGIFTQEIPENFLIQNDEFINLKTPISNHLIFGISKMLGESTKLSVEAYYKSYKNFPIDPTQPNMFLFDQSMIDGIFLNHENLVDKGEAFSRGIEIMMQKKLASDFYGMTSISYSKTRYKDLENTWRDRIYDNVFNFNIEGGYIPNDEWEFKLRWIYAGGAPYTPFDIEKSAELNRGIWDTENINEKRLPDYHSLNIRVDKRFYFSGSSLIIYLSVWNAYGRENIAFYDWNEQTKKVTAQNQWSTMPVLGIDYKF
- a CDS encoding transposase, giving the protein MIKSRKANRYKLYDYSTPGYYFVTICVENMNCVLEKVENEKVILNLLGDLVERFWKNIPKIYGLIEIDEFIIMPNHIHGIIIINVGDANLASQNIINGNAKFAFPTNSDDRTKMLLSKVIQQFKRVCTIEIRKTNLKNFKWQKSFYDRIIRNENELYNIRKYIKYNTLKWKIPNFN
- a CDS encoding SMP-30/gluconolactonase/LRE family protein; the protein is MNNQKFSFLIAILILVSSQLLFSQIEKVAEGFQFTEGPVWKDGAILFSDIPANKIYKWNEKDGLSTFLDPSGNSNGLAICKDGNLILAQHGKRRMAKLLNDGKEISLADNFYGNKLNSPNDLAVKSDGSIFFTDPPYGIKSEEEELGYYGIFRLSKNGKLKLLDNSLHRPNGIAFSPDEKLLYVTNSGSNEVYVWDVKDSTITNKRLFANMQPDGFGDGMKVDKNGRLFIAATKGIWIYESNGTLLESFEVPGQTTNCAFGDEDGKTLYITSGNAVYKYRSKLTTYEK
- a CDS encoding carboxypeptidase-like regulatory domain-containing protein, which gives rise to MKLAIIFLLIFSVIQAQSFNLSGIITDIKTSKKIPYVNIGLLGTKYGTSSDEVGEFKIVLQKGIHVLQISCIGYNSKQIKVSIPYENSLNIELTPSVINLPEVLVNADENPAYSIIRKAIENKAKNKKGLKNYFYNFYSKNKLLSGNDIVFLEEDVGEGFNAIRSEIKEYKTKITSTENISKTTFKTFDLDFFENKIIDFSNDSLILGKFVFHLPISQFAFDYYDYELLGIKQNKSRTFYQIKVIPYSKIRPTFSGELLIDDSSYALAGLNLTLENRNFIPYTNVKLSVIQNIEKIDNYWLPIFYSSTMETNFNYNYLFILDSAITSFVKVMNNHKINLENSDPYLTNINRLDDTSFNKTPTVINFDIMDSIRLFPVSNIEKEAIKNIDSNKEIVSSLKLGGIGGEYFKNVDFKENNSQDNGFNFGKIFKYINFKNNRVDGIALGLKYSTKSSGTLISLSGNILYSFARKAVDTHISSYFPLKNNFLDGIELTGNYGSVPFSKFRFYSDLWNSIGVSIGFEDQFNYFHSISGKFGFDKKINKNINLQFGYTYENQKSLEYKKYYSLFNLRTINRINPEIKDGIDSRIFLNLQSKKSPFEISFIAEDGFISEFEFSNKYFGSSFNYLSLFTAYQFYFDTFFDELFFSPYLGVFIEGSAILGKYDIQHLYTPQTSIAFLSPFGTFKSLMPYQLTGDKSLAIHLEHNWRKTFFDMLGIYFPVAWNFEFVNGVSALNLWNKNTNKFYWEIYAGISGILGVLNFNIAYNKYNETVFRLGLSKFLNPKF